The following are from one region of the Sorghum bicolor cultivar BTx623 chromosome 2, Sorghum_bicolor_NCBIv3, whole genome shotgun sequence genome:
- the LOC8078527 gene encoding flowering-promoting factor 1-like protein 5: MSGSGAGVWVFKNGVMQLEQPAAASRKALVYVPTNEVVRSVEALERRLGTLGWERYYENRSIVQLHKRDGGADLITIPRDFANLRSTHMYDVVVKNRDHFKVVDA, from the coding sequence ATGTCTGGGTCGGGCGCCGGCGTTTGGGTGTTCAAGAACGGCGTGATGCAGCTGGagcagccggcggcggcgagccggAAGGCGCTGGTGTACGTGCCGACGAACGAGGTGGTGCGGTCGGTGGAGGCGCTGGAGCGGCGGCTGGGGACGCTGGGGTGGGAGCGCTACTACGAGAACCGAAGCATCGTGCAGCTCCACAAGCGCGACGGCGGCGCCGACCTCATCACCATCCCGCGCGACTTCGCCAACCTCCGCTCCACCCACATgtacgacgtcgtcgtcaagaACCGCGACCACTTCAAGGTCGTCGACGCCTAA
- the LOC8078528 gene encoding uncharacterized protein LOC8078528 isoform X1 produces MYSPEIGSRATIETFSRKGTAPLEAENSSCLPLPPAGEQENNKPPDPPTNPTALLSIADKQILLALPPGSIRWRGPLCRHRQSRSTNRMAAETTDLAPPSPPPPVAPTAAPSRPRLSGFEQLDGRVKELTSSQAELLERIQKLKQEVQNWRSNIETQVKTCQNELQGLKKGLDSEVEQLKSEMKAMRSAIQEEKGNLPAQITSLEVSNDDTEQAWQTQDQVLKVTTDASMEDQTATQA; encoded by the exons ATGTACTCACCGGAGATAGGTAGCCGTGCGACGATCGAGACGTTCTCACGCAAAGGCACCGCGCCATTGGAGGCGGAGAACAGCAGCTGCCTGCCACTGCCACCGGCGGGAGAGCAAGAAAACAACAAGCCACCTGACCCACCTACCAACCCGACAGCCTTGCTTTCCATTGCAGACAAACAAATACTACTAGCCCTGCCTCCAGGTTCGATCCGGTGGCGGGGCCCACTCTGCAGACATCGCCAATCAAGATCAACCAACCGGATGGCCGCCGAGACGACCGACCTGGCGCCACCGTCTCCTCCGCCGCCGGTGGCACCCACTGCCGCGCCAAGCCGTCCG AGACTGTCGGGGTTCGAGCAGCTGGACGGGCGAGTCAAG GAGCTGACCTCGTCGCAGGCGGAGTTGCTGGAGAGGATCCAGAAGCTGAAACAG GAGGTGCAGAACTGGCGTTCCAACATAGAGACGCAGGTCAAGACATGCCAGAAT GAACTCCAGGGTCTGAAGAAAGGACTCGACTCTGAAGTGGAACAGCTGAAATCG GAAATGAAGGCGATGAGGTCTGCAATCCAGGAAGAGAAGGGCAATCTACCTGCACAAATTACAAGTTTAGAGGTG AGCAATGACGATACAGAACAAGCCTGGCAGACCCAAGACCAAGTACTGAAGGTTACTACTGATGCTAGTATGGAAGATCAAACAGCAACACAAGCGTGA
- the LOC8078528 gene encoding uncharacterized protein LOC8078528 isoform X2, translating into MYSPEIGSRATIETFSRKGTAPLEAENSSCLPLPPAGEQENNKPPDPPTNPTALLSIADKQILLALPPGSIRWRGPLCRHRQSRSTNRMAAETTDLAPPSPPPPVAPTAAPSRPRLSGFEQLDGRVKELTSSQAELLERIQKLKQEVQNWRSNIETQVKTCQNELQGLKKGLDSEVEQLKSEMKAMRSAIQEEKGNLPAQITSLESNDDTEQAWQTQDQVLKVTTDASMEDQTATQA; encoded by the exons ATGTACTCACCGGAGATAGGTAGCCGTGCGACGATCGAGACGTTCTCACGCAAAGGCACCGCGCCATTGGAGGCGGAGAACAGCAGCTGCCTGCCACTGCCACCGGCGGGAGAGCAAGAAAACAACAAGCCACCTGACCCACCTACCAACCCGACAGCCTTGCTTTCCATTGCAGACAAACAAATACTACTAGCCCTGCCTCCAGGTTCGATCCGGTGGCGGGGCCCACTCTGCAGACATCGCCAATCAAGATCAACCAACCGGATGGCCGCCGAGACGACCGACCTGGCGCCACCGTCTCCTCCGCCGCCGGTGGCACCCACTGCCGCGCCAAGCCGTCCG AGACTGTCGGGGTTCGAGCAGCTGGACGGGCGAGTCAAG GAGCTGACCTCGTCGCAGGCGGAGTTGCTGGAGAGGATCCAGAAGCTGAAACAG GAGGTGCAGAACTGGCGTTCCAACATAGAGACGCAGGTCAAGACATGCCAGAAT GAACTCCAGGGTCTGAAGAAAGGACTCGACTCTGAAGTGGAACAGCTGAAATCG GAAATGAAGGCGATGAGGTCTGCAATCCAGGAAGAGAAGGGCAATCTACCTGCACAAATTACAAGTTTAGAG AGCAATGACGATACAGAACAAGCCTGGCAGACCCAAGACCAAGTACTGAAGGTTACTACTGATGCTAGTATGGAAGATCAAACAGCAACACAAGCGTGA
- the LOC8078529 gene encoding pentatricopeptide repeat-containing protein At2g32630, whose protein sequence is MAPSASAAPTLAAFASLLTARRFAAAKSALPSLLTPRLLAVPFLDLAAKSLPRGAPPHAVAAFHDMLFRAYADAGAGDRAAEALDAAVARLGRLDPRSLTSSLLSLRRAGQLADAAAILTRALGSCPGSVSPLAASVVVDGFCKSGRVDDARALLDEMPRHGVRLNALCYNSLLDCYVRRKDDARVQELLEIMENGGIEATVGTYTILVDSLSTAGDISKVEAVVDEMKAKNVAGDVYLYTAVINAYCRAGNVRRASEVFDECVGNGIEPNERTYGVLINGFCKIGQMEAAEMLLADMQGRGVGHNQIIFNTMIDGYCRQGMVDNALKVKAAMEKMGIELDVYTYNTLACGLCRVNRMAEAKTLLHIMIEKGVPPNYVTYTTLISIHCKEGDMVEARRLFREMAGKGAMPSVVTYNVMMDGYIKKGSIREAERFRKEMEKKGLVPDVYTYASLVHGHCVNGKVDVALKLFEEMKHRGTEPNVVAYTALISGLAKEGRSEEAFQLYDDMLKAGLTPDDSLYSALVGSLHTDNRKDIHHKQIKVS, encoded by the coding sequence ATGGCGCCGTCCGCCTCCGCCGCACCGACACTCGCCGCCTTCGCGTCGCTCCTGACCGCGCGGCGCTTCGCGGCCGCCAAGTCCGCGCTCCCGTCCCTGCTCACGCCGCGCCTCCTGGCGGTGCCGTTCCTGGACCTCGCCGCCAAGTCCCTCCCGCGCGGCGCGCCGCCGCACGCCGTGGCGGCGTTCCACGACATGCTCTTCCGCGCGtacgcggacgcgggcgcgggAGACCGCGCTGCTGAGGCGCTCGACGCCGCCGTGGCCCGCCTCGGCCGCCTCGACCCGCGATCCCTCACGTCCTCGCTCCTCTCGCTCCGCCGCGCCGGCCAGCTCGCGGACGCCGCGGCTATCCTGACGCGTGCTCTCGGCTCGTGCCCGGGCTCCGTATCGCCGCTCGCCGCGTCCGTCGTCGTCGACGGGTTCTGTAAGTCGGGGCGCGTGGATGACGCCCGCGCGCTGCTCGACGAAATGCCTCGCCACGGCGTGAGGCTGAATGCGCTGTGCTACAACTCGCTGCTTGACTGCTACGTGCGCCGAAAGGATGACGCGCGTGTCCAGGAGCTGCTGGAGATCATGGAAAATGGAGGCATTGAGGCGACGGTTGGGACGTATACGATCCTGGTGGATAGTTTGTCCACGGCCGGGGATATCAGCAAGGTTGAAGCTGTGGTTGATGAGATGAAGGCAAAGAATGTTGCGGGGGATGTGTACTTGTACACAGCTGTCATCAATGCGTACTGCCGAGCAGGGAATGTGCGGAGGGCCTCTGAGGTTTTTGATGAATGTGTTGGCAATGGCATTGAGCCGAACGAGCGTACATATGGCGTATTGATCAACGGGTTCTGCAAGATTGGGCAGATGGAGGCTGCAGAGATGTTGCTGGCAGACATGCAAGGGCGAGGTGTAGGGCATAACCAGATTATTTTCAATACGATGATTGATGGCTATTGTCGTCAAGGGATGGTGGACAATGCTCTTAAAGTAAAGGCGGCCATGGAGAAAATGGGCATCGAACTGGATGTCTACACATACAACACACTAGCCTGTGGACTGTGCAGGGTGAATAGAATGGCTGAGGCCAAGACTCTATTGCATATCATGATCGAGAAGGGTGTCCCGCCAAATTATGTCACCTACACCACATTGATCAGCATACATTGCAAGGAAGGTGACATGGTGGAGGCTAGAAGGCTGTTCCGAGAAATGGCAGGGAAAGGGGCAATGCCCAGTGTTGTGACCTACAATGTTATGATGGATGGGTACATCAAGAAGGGGAGCATCCGCGAGGCTGAGAGGTTCAGAAAGGAGATGGAGAAGAAAGGGCTTGTTCCAGATGTATATACTTATGCATCGCTAGTTCATGGGCACTGTGTCAACGGGAAGGTGGACGTGGCACTGAAGCTGTTTGAAGAGATGAAGCATAGGGGAACCGAACCTAATGTCGTGGCATATACAGCTCTGATATCAGGTCTGGCAAAGGAAGGGAGATCAGAGGAAGCGTTCCAGTTGTATGATGATATGTTGAAAGCTGGATTGACTCCAGATGACTCCCTATATTCGGCTCTTGTAGGAAGTCTTCACACAGATAACCGGAAAGATATTCACCACAAACAAATTAAGGTTTCCTAG
- the LOC8074426 gene encoding heavy metal-associated isoprenylated plant protein 35, translating into MASGEAEPLQYTTTALRVSIHCEGCKKKVKKVLHSIEGVYKVTVDAAQHKVTVTGNVEADALLRRLHKAGKQAALWPSPPAPAAPVAEAKKPEDAATAALPAAAGDSGAKDAQDAKPKEAEAKEKPPENSEGKEKKPAKDKKAEKGEAAAKPSKDEATKEAEVVTESKETKKGSSEPAKQDAAEEAGAEEPSGGGGGGGKKGKKNKKNKPKDGGEGEEAQAPAAPATAPAPDKKPPQQPSSVPAPSPGPERPLGGAFPYYAAQPVLSYNMAHPSSSVSYYAPTPAMPMHPMPPPPPPHMVPYGYPPYPAMVPVPAEFLYGPPGIRSSPPQESYNNMFNEDNANSCSLM; encoded by the exons ATGGCGTCAGGGGAAGCAGAGCCGCTGCAGTACACG ACCACGGCGTTGCGAGTGTCCATCCACTGCGAGGGCTGCAAGAAGAAGGTCAAGAAGGTGCTCCACAGCATCGAAG GGGTGTACAAGGTGACGGTGGACGCAGCGCAGCACAAGGTGAcggtcaccggcaacgtggaAGCCGACGCGCTCCTCCGGCGGCTTCACAAGGCCGGCAAGCAGGCCGCGCTCTGGCcttcgccgccggcgccggcggcaccCGTCGCTGAGGCTAAGAAGCCCGAGGATGCTGCGACTGCTGCGCTGCCAGCCGCAGCCGGGGACAGCGGCGCCAAGGACGCCCAGGACGCGAAGCCTAAGGAGGCGGAGGCCAAGGAGAAGCCGCCTGAGAACAGCGAGGGCAAGGAGAAGAAGCCAGCTAAGGACAAGAAGGCTGAGAAAGGCGAGGCTGCGGCGAAACCCAGCAAGGACGAGGCTACCAAGGAGGCCGAGGTGGTCACCGAGTCCAAGGAGACGAAGAAGGGCTCCTCTGAGCCGGCGAAGCAAGACGCCGCCGAGGAGGCGGGCGCGGAGGagcccagcggcggcggcggcggcggcggcaagaaAGGCAAGAAGAATAAGAAGAACAAGCCCAAGGACGGCGGCGAGGGGGAGGAGGCCCAGGCCCCGGCCGCCCCTGCCACGGCGCCGGCGCCCGATAAGAAACCGCCTCAGCAGCCGTCGTCGGTGCCAGCGCCGTCGCCGGGCCCGGAGCGCCCCCTCGGCGGCGCGTTCCCGTACTACGCGGCGCAGCCGGTGCTGAGCTACAACATGGCGCACCCGAGCTCCAGCGTGTCGTACTACGCGCCCACGCCCGCGATGCCCATGCACccgatgccgccgccgccgccgccgcacatgGTGCCGTATGGGTACCCGCCGTACCCGGCCATGGTGCCGGTGCCGGCGGAGTTCTTGTACGGCCCACCGGGCATCAGGTCATCCCCGCCGCAGGAGTCGTACAACAATATGTTCAACGAGGATAACGCCAACTCGTGCAGCCTCATGTGA